A section of the Roseomonas marmotae genome encodes:
- the nth gene encoding endonuclease III, giving the protein MSLQQAGDFIRALAAANPEPETELHYTSPYTLLVAVALSAQATDVSVNKATATLFQEADTPEAMVALGEEGVGRHIRSIGLWKGKAKNVVALSRLLLERHGGEVPADRAALEALPGVGRKTANVVLNVAFGEEAMAVDTHIFRLGNRTGLAPGKTPREVEDGLMRRVPPDLLRDAHHWLILHGRYVCKARMPECWRCVAIALCNYRDKVRVPPPR; this is encoded by the coding sequence ATGAGCCTGCAGCAGGCCGGCGACTTCATCCGCGCCCTGGCCGCCGCCAATCCGGAGCCGGAGACGGAACTGCACTATACCAGTCCCTATACGCTGCTGGTGGCCGTGGCGCTCTCGGCCCAGGCCACCGATGTCTCCGTCAACAAGGCCACCGCCACCCTGTTCCAGGAAGCGGATACGCCGGAGGCCATGGTGGCGCTGGGGGAAGAGGGGGTGGGGCGGCACATCCGCAGCATCGGCCTCTGGAAGGGCAAGGCGAAGAACGTGGTCGCCCTGTCGCGCCTGCTGCTGGAGCGGCATGGCGGCGAGGTGCCGGCCGACCGCGCGGCGCTGGAGGCGCTGCCGGGGGTGGGGCGCAAGACCGCCAATGTCGTGCTGAACGTGGCCTTCGGCGAGGAGGCGATGGCGGTGGACACGCATATCTTCCGCCTGGGCAACCGTACCGGGCTGGCGCCGGGCAAGACACCGCGGGAGGTGGAGGACGGCCTGATGAGGCGCGTGCCGCCCGATCTGCTGCGGGACGCGCATCACTGGCTGATCCTGCACGGGCGCTATGTCTGCAAGGCGCGGATGCCGGAATGCTGGCGCTGCGTGGCCATCGCGCTCTGCAACTACCGCGACAAGGTGCGGGTGCCGCCGCCGCGCTGA
- a CDS encoding acyl-CoA thioesterase, translating to MSSRTEPADPPQGAPVIRITAMPQNTNPAGDIFGGWLMGLMDLAGASAATRRVRGRCATVAVEAMSFISPVRVGDEVSCYAEVISTGRTSLKVRVEAWRREQEGDHMNRVTDAVFTFVALDQTGRPRPVPAA from the coding sequence ATGAGCAGCCGCACCGAGCCGGCGGACCCACCGCAGGGGGCGCCGGTCATCCGCATCACGGCCATGCCACAGAATACCAACCCGGCCGGCGATATCTTCGGCGGCTGGCTGATGGGGTTGATGGACCTGGCGGGCGCTTCCGCCGCCACCCGCCGCGTCCGCGGCCGCTGCGCCACCGTGGCGGTGGAGGCGATGAGCTTCATCTCTCCCGTCCGCGTCGGTGACGAGGTCTCCTGCTACGCGGAGGTCATCTCCACCGGCCGCACCTCCCTGAAGGTCAGGGTGGAAGCCTGGCGGCGGGAGCAGGAAGGCGACCACATGAACCGCGTGACCGACGCGGTGTTTACCTTCGTGGCGCTGGACCAGACCGGGCGCCCGCGCCCGGTTCCCGCCGCCTGA
- the infB gene encoding translation initiation factor IF-2: MSDQNEQDGGKSRLSLRPTGRLELGKTEQAGSVRQSFSHGRSKTVQVEVVKKRAPGAPAPTQKPAGAATGPRPAGGPQRGASGPQRGGATSANRPLNQGEQANRLRVLEEHRRQEAQREREARERQALMLRSAAEEAARKAEEDRRAAEEAAVRAEQEAREKAEAEARRKAEEEARRNAPPSAPQPAAARPAPRDGGRDDSRGPRPAGMPSRAGGPGAAGPGGGFRRPGAPAPAAAPGAAPGAPPRLTLRGRDEGGEEERRAPARRPMGGPLAAKKPMPVPVKKTPVTDRRRDGRIDVAAAIEGEDERSRSMASVRRARERERRQQELQRLRSDGVKVVRDVVVPEAITVQELANRMAARGGEVVKALFRMGVMATLTQTIDADTAELVVNEFGHRVRRVSEADVEQGLEGLTDVEADLQPRAPVVTIMGHVDHGKTSLLDALRKTDVAAREAGGITQHIGAYQVTLEGGQKITFLDTPGHEAFTAMRARGASVTDMVVLVVAADDGVMPQTIEAINHAKAAGVPIIVAVNKIDKEGVNLDRVRQELLQHEIVVESLGGDTMEIPVSALKGTNLDKLQEAILLQAEVLDLKANPDRAAEGAVIESKLDKGRGPVATVLVQKGTLRQGDLVVAGTEWGRVRAMLDDKGRQVKEAGPSLPVEILGLSGVPTAGETFVAVENESRAREISEYRQRVAREKQAAAAGAARGTLADMMARVAAGQQKEVAVVVKADVQGSAEALAVTLNKLSRDEVKVRLLHSGVGQITESDIQLAKASNAIVVAFNVRATTQAREMANRDGVEIRYYSIIYQVADDVEAMVRGKLAPIQREKFLGYAQILEVFEVKRLGKIAGCRVTDGVVKRGCGVRLLRDGVVIHQGELATLRRFKDDVKEVTNGYECGMSFAHYDDIRVGDQIECYETETVAAV, encoded by the coding sequence ATGAGCGACCAGAACGAGCAGGACGGCGGCAAGAGCCGCCTGAGCCTTCGGCCCACCGGCCGGTTGGAACTCGGCAAGACCGAGCAGGCCGGCAGCGTGCGGCAATCGTTCAGCCATGGGCGCTCCAAGACTGTGCAGGTCGAGGTGGTGAAGAAGCGCGCCCCGGGCGCGCCGGCTCCCACCCAGAAGCCGGCGGGCGCCGCCACGGGCCCGCGCCCGGCGGGCGGCCCGCAGCGTGGGGCCTCTGGCCCGCAACGCGGCGGCGCGACCTCCGCCAATCGTCCCCTGAACCAGGGCGAGCAGGCCAACCGCCTGCGCGTGCTGGAGGAACATCGCCGGCAGGAAGCCCAGCGCGAGCGTGAGGCGCGTGAGCGTCAGGCGCTGATGCTGCGCTCGGCCGCGGAGGAAGCCGCCCGCAAGGCGGAAGAAGATCGCCGCGCCGCCGAGGAAGCCGCTGTCCGCGCCGAGCAGGAAGCGCGCGAGAAGGCCGAGGCCGAGGCCCGCCGCAAGGCCGAGGAGGAGGCGCGCCGCAACGCGCCGCCGTCGGCGCCCCAGCCTGCCGCCGCTCGTCCCGCGCCGCGCGACGGTGGCCGTGACGACAGCCGCGGCCCGCGCCCGGCTGGCATGCCGTCCCGTGCCGGTGGCCCTGGTGCCGCCGGCCCCGGCGGTGGTTTCCGCCGCCCCGGCGCGCCGGCCCCGGCCGCCGCGCCCGGTGCTGCTCCCGGCGCTCCGCCGCGCCTGACGCTGCGTGGCCGCGACGAGGGTGGCGAGGAAGAGCGCCGCGCCCCCGCGCGCCGGCCGATGGGTGGCCCGCTGGCCGCCAAGAAGCCGATGCCGGTGCCGGTCAAGAAGACCCCGGTGACCGACCGTCGTCGTGACGGCCGCATCGATGTCGCCGCCGCGATCGAGGGCGAGGACGAGCGCAGCCGCTCCATGGCTTCCGTCCGCCGCGCCCGTGAGCGTGAGCGCCGGCAGCAGGAGCTGCAGCGCCTGCGCTCCGATGGCGTGAAGGTCGTCCGTGACGTGGTGGTGCCGGAAGCCATCACGGTACAGGAACTCGCCAACCGCATGGCCGCACGTGGCGGCGAGGTGGTGAAGGCGCTGTTCCGCATGGGCGTGATGGCGACGCTGACCCAGACCATCGATGCCGATACGGCGGAGCTGGTGGTCAACGAATTCGGCCACCGCGTGCGCCGCGTGTCGGAAGCCGATGTCGAGCAGGGCCTGGAAGGCCTGACCGATGTCGAGGCCGACCTGCAGCCCCGCGCGCCCGTCGTGACCATCATGGGCCATGTCGACCACGGCAAGACCAGCCTGCTGGACGCGCTGCGCAAGACCGATGTGGCGGCGCGCGAGGCCGGTGGCATCACGCAGCATATCGGCGCCTATCAGGTGACGCTCGAAGGCGGCCAGAAGATCACCTTCCTGGACACGCCGGGCCACGAGGCCTTCACGGCCATGCGGGCCCGCGGCGCTTCCGTGACGGATATGGTTGTGCTGGTGGTCGCGGCCGACGACGGCGTGATGCCGCAGACGATCGAGGCCATCAACCACGCCAAGGCGGCCGGCGTGCCGATCATCGTGGCGGTCAACAAGATCGACAAGGAAGGCGTCAACCTCGACCGCGTGCGGCAGGAACTGCTGCAGCATGAGATCGTGGTGGAAAGCCTGGGCGGCGACACGATGGAGATCCCGGTCTCCGCGCTGAAGGGTACCAACCTGGACAAGCTGCAGGAAGCCATCCTGCTGCAGGCCGAGGTGCTGGACCTTAAGGCGAACCCGGACCGCGCCGCAGAGGGTGCCGTGATCGAGTCGAAGCTCGACAAGGGCCGTGGCCCCGTGGCCACCGTGCTGGTCCAGAAGGGCACGCTGCGCCAGGGCGACCTGGTGGTGGCGGGCACCGAATGGGGCCGCGTGCGCGCCATGCTGGACGACAAGGGCCGCCAGGTGAAGGAGGCGGGCCCGAGCCTGCCGGTCGAGATCCTGGGCCTGTCCGGCGTGCCGACCGCTGGCGAGACCTTCGTGGCCGTGGAGAATGAGAGCCGGGCGCGCGAGATCTCCGAATACCGTCAGCGCGTGGCCCGCGAGAAGCAGGCCGCCGCCGCCGGTGCCGCCCGTGGCACGCTGGCCGACATGATGGCGCGCGTCGCCGCCGGCCAGCAGAAGGAGGTTGCCGTCGTCGTCAAGGCCGACGTGCAGGGCTCCGCCGAGGCGCTGGCCGTGACGCTGAACAAGCTGTCGCGCGACGAGGTGAAGGTCCGCCTGCTGCATAGCGGCGTGGGCCAGATCACCGAGAGCGACATCCAGCTTGCGAAGGCGTCCAACGCCATCGTCGTGGCCTTCAACGTCCGGGCGACCACCCAGGCGCGGGAGATGGCCAACCGCGACGGCGTCGAGATCCGCTACTACTCCATCATCTACCAGGTGGCGGACGACGTGGAGGCGATGGTGCGCGGCAAGCTGGCGCCCATCCAGCGCGAGAAGTTCCTGGGCTACGCGCAGATCCTCGAGGTCTTCGAGGTCAAGCGCCTGGGCAAGATCGCCGGCTGCCGCGTCACCGATGGCGTGGTCAAGCGTGGCTGCGGCGTCCGCCTGCTGCGCGACGGCGTGGTGATCCACCAGGGCGAGCTGGCGACGCTGCGCCGCTTCAAGGACGACGTGAAGGAAGTCACGAACGGCTACGAATGCGGTATGAGCTTCGCCCATTACGACGACATCCGCGTCGGCGACCAGATCGAGTGCTACGAGACCGAGACCGTCGCCGCCGTCTGA
- the rbfA gene encoding 30S ribosome-binding factor RbfA, whose amino-acid sequence MAKQPAGSGPSQRMLRVAEEVRHALSAVFTRGEIHDEALYDARITVTEVRASPDLKHMTCFVSALGRKPKAEELEGLRRIQPWLRKQVAQAVRLKFAPQLHFQPDEALEYAARIDSVMRRPEVLQDLSPAKPAAEVPATEGPGTEGDGKA is encoded by the coding sequence ATGGCCAAGCAACCGGCCGGCAGCGGCCCCAGCCAGCGCATGCTCCGCGTCGCGGAAGAAGTGCGGCACGCGCTTTCCGCCGTCTTCACCCGCGGCGAGATCCATGATGAGGCGCTCTACGACGCGCGCATCACCGTGACCGAGGTGCGCGCCTCTCCCGACCTCAAGCACATGACCTGCTTCGTCAGCGCCCTCGGCCGTAAGCCGAAGGCGGAGGAGCTGGAAGGACTGCGCCGTATCCAGCCATGGCTGCGGAAGCAGGTGGCGCAGGCAGTGCGGCTGAAATTCGCTCCCCAGCTGCATTTCCAGCCCGATGAGGCGTTGGAATATGCCGCGCGCATCGACAGCGTCATGCGCCGGCCCGAGGTGCTGCAGGACCTCTCGCCTGCCAAGCCGGCTGCCGAAGTCCCGGCGACAGAAGGTCCCGGGACTGAAGGCGACGGCAAGGCATGA
- the rimP gene encoding ribosome maturation factor RimP, whose amino-acid sequence MEDDDTLTPDEAPQESLEARIATTITPALAAMGYEIVRVLIQGKQIPTVQIMADRADGRPIGVADCEAISHAAGAVLDVDDPFPKEWHLEVSSPGIDRPLTRTKDWLRFTGHLATAEMSIPFEGRRRFRGFILGADEESVRLKLEDGGEITLPRVDMRRAKLVLTDELIAATAAEAGADPEEDPSEDDPGVPILPKRN is encoded by the coding sequence TTGGAAGACGACGACACACTCACCCCCGATGAGGCGCCCCAGGAAAGCCTGGAAGCCCGCATCGCTACCACCATCACGCCAGCACTGGCGGCGATGGGCTACGAGATCGTGCGCGTCCTGATCCAGGGCAAGCAGATCCCGACCGTGCAGATCATGGCCGACCGCGCCGATGGCCGCCCCATCGGCGTGGCCGATTGCGAGGCCATCAGCCATGCCGCCGGCGCCGTGCTGGACGTGGACGACCCCTTCCCCAAGGAGTGGCACCTGGAGGTTTCCTCCCCGGGTATCGACCGTCCGCTGACGCGCACCAAGGACTGGCTGCGCTTCACGGGGCACCTGGCCACCGCCGAGATGAGCATCCCCTTCGAGGGGCGCCGCCGCTTCCGCGGCTTCATCCTCGGCGCTGACGAGGAAAGCGTCCGGCTGAAGCTGGAGGATGGCGGCGAGATCACCTTGCCCCGCGTCGATATGCGCCGTGCCAAGCTGGTGCTGACCGACGAACTGATTGCCGCGACTGCGGCCGAGGCCGGTGCGGATCCGGAGGAAGACCCCTCCGAGGATGACCCCGGCGTCCCCATCTTGCCCAAGAGGAACTAG
- the nusA gene encoding transcription termination factor NusA, protein MAVDITIARPELLQVADAVAREKMIERDEVLEAMEQAIQKAGRAKYGHEKDIRAVIDRKTGEVKLSRWSEVVAQEPVENEATQIPLRIAQKVQPGIQVGEYIVDPLPPIDFGRIAAQTAKQVIVQRVREVERSKQFNEYKDRVGEVVNGVVKRTEYGNLMVDLGRAEALLRRDETIPREAFRNGDRVRAYIYDVREEPRGPQVFLSRTHPGFLAKLFAQEVPEIYDGIIEIKAVARDPGSRAKMAVVSRDSSIDPVGACVGMRGSRVQAVVAELQGEKIDIIPWSPENATFVVNALAPAEVTKVVLDEETRRVEVVVPDDQLSLAIGRRGQNVRLASQLTRWDIDILTEAEESERRQEEFRKRTGLFVEALDVDDVIAGLLVTEGFGTVEELVDIPDEELAEVEGFDEDVAAELKRRAQTFLERRDQELDEKRRALGVEDAVGEAGGFSPAMMVTLGEKGIKTLDDLGDLAADELIEILGTEAVDEETANAIIMAAREHWFAAENGAGDKVGNESGEEKTDDQQS, encoded by the coding sequence ATGGCCGTGGACATCACCATCGCCCGCCCGGAGCTTCTGCAGGTTGCCGATGCCGTGGCGCGCGAGAAGATGATCGAGCGCGACGAGGTCCTCGAGGCGATGGAGCAGGCCATCCAGAAGGCCGGCCGCGCCAAGTACGGGCACGAGAAGGACATCCGCGCCGTCATCGACCGCAAGACCGGTGAGGTGAAGCTGTCCCGCTGGTCTGAGGTGGTGGCGCAGGAGCCGGTCGAGAACGAGGCGACGCAGATCCCGCTGCGGATCGCGCAGAAGGTGCAGCCGGGCATCCAGGTCGGCGAATATATCGTCGATCCGCTGCCGCCGATCGATTTCGGCCGCATCGCCGCGCAGACCGCCAAGCAGGTGATCGTGCAGCGCGTGCGCGAGGTCGAGCGGTCCAAGCAGTTCAACGAGTACAAGGACCGCGTGGGCGAGGTCGTCAACGGCGTCGTCAAGCGCACCGAATACGGCAACCTCATGGTCGATCTCGGCCGCGCCGAGGCCCTGCTGCGCCGTGACGAGACCATCCCGCGCGAGGCCTTCCGCAACGGCGACCGCGTGCGTGCCTACATCTATGACGTGCGCGAGGAGCCGCGTGGCCCGCAGGTCTTCCTGAGCCGCACGCATCCCGGCTTCCTGGCCAAGCTGTTTGCCCAGGAAGTGCCGGAGATCTACGACGGCATCATCGAGATCAAGGCCGTGGCCCGCGACCCGGGCTCCCGCGCCAAGATGGCCGTGGTCAGCCGCGATTCCTCCATCGACCCGGTCGGCGCCTGCGTCGGCATGCGCGGCTCCCGCGTCCAGGCGGTGGTGGCCGAGCTGCAGGGCGAGAAGATCGACATCATCCCCTGGTCGCCCGAGAATGCCACCTTCGTGGTGAACGCGCTGGCGCCGGCCGAGGTGACCAAGGTCGTGCTGGACGAGGAGACCCGCCGGGTTGAAGTGGTGGTCCCGGATGACCAACTCTCCCTCGCGATCGGCCGCCGCGGCCAGAATGTCCGCCTGGCCAGCCAGCTGACCCGCTGGGATATCGACATCCTCACCGAGGCCGAGGAATCGGAGCGCCGGCAGGAGGAATTCCGCAAGCGCACCGGCCTTTTCGTCGAGGCGCTGGACGTGGACGATGTCATCGCCGGCCTGCTGGTGACCGAGGGCTTCGGCACCGTCGAGGAACTGGTCGATATTCCCGACGAGGAGCTGGCGGAGGTCGAGGGCTTTGACGAGGACGTGGCCGCCGAGCTGAAGCGCCGCGCCCAGACCTTCCTGGAGCGCCGCGACCAGGAGCTGGACGAGAAGCGCCGCGCGCTGGGCGTCGAGGATGCGGTGGGCGAGGCCGGTGGCTTCTCCCCGGCCATGATGGTCACGCTGGGCGAGAAGGGGATCAAGACCCTGGACGACCTCGGCGACCTGGCGGCCGATGAGCTGATCGAGATCCTCGGCACCGAGGCGGTGGACGAGGAAACGGCGAACGCCATCATCATGGCGGCGCGTGAGCATTGGTTCGCCGCGGAGAATGGTGCCGGCGACAAGGTCGGCAACGAAAGCGGCGAGGAGAAGACCGACGACCAGCAATCCTGA
- a CDS encoding glycosyltransferase family 4 protein, with protein sequence MVAQASSEAARLRQQADRLREARDWRAAAEAYGALSRLLPDDVPTLLRQAQCLLGAGALADALDLYHAAAALRPRDAALARQIGHAALLLGRGAQAEAALAHAVALAPGDEEIWQAWLAALPCAAGPPPAAGVVLDLSDLATWIRKGRRAPSGIQRVQLEIASAALARPEPPVLCAMPAAGGGWRRWPAALFHRIDHLMRADADPVDPSWRDATALLADALEEKPLDFAQGAVLVPLGGSWEPADHLACLRQARARWGLRQVPLLHDCAPLVVPEHCTAATARGYARWFSSLALHADGLLTVSRATREEFRRWHAALLPELPIPAQAVVRLDATPRPPPAGAAVSGLPRALRHGRPYVLFVATLEGRKNHLMVFQAWLTLLRKLGPAAVPDLVCVGRPGWRAEAALELLENAAELRGRVHLLRNIGDPLLAALYRGCLFTLYNSHHEGWGLPVTESLAAGRPVLAPAHSALLEAGRDGAIFFESGSEPDLVAKLEALITDPAARAAAEAAIAAAPPRPGWDAVAGEVLGEAARLAREAAPLPPLPIRAGERLPVRLLETGRPEAAMAVAEAARAGQAWHPLEEWGVWTRPGSALLRLPLPPALHGPLRLELELRAPARDQVVALRCRRGEAAFGAVTEMVLPAGGQQAAALEVPAGEGAVEVVLESASTATLPDGRRIGVGLLALSVARADSVADRLAVLEARHFRIPRPVRA encoded by the coding sequence ATGGTAGCGCAAGCAAGCAGCGAGGCCGCACGCCTGCGGCAACAGGCGGACCGGCTGCGGGAGGCACGCGACTGGCGGGCCGCCGCCGAGGCCTATGGCGCCCTGTCGCGCCTCCTGCCGGACGATGTTCCCACCCTGCTGCGGCAGGCGCAGTGCCTGCTGGGCGCCGGCGCCCTGGCCGATGCCCTGGACCTCTATCACGCCGCTGCCGCGCTGCGGCCGCGCGATGCCGCACTGGCGCGGCAGATCGGCCATGCCGCGCTGCTGCTGGGCCGTGGGGCGCAGGCCGAGGCCGCGCTGGCCCACGCCGTCGCCCTGGCGCCAGGAGATGAGGAGATCTGGCAGGCCTGGCTGGCCGCCCTGCCCTGTGCCGCCGGGCCACCGCCGGCCGCGGGGGTGGTGCTGGACCTGAGCGACCTCGCCACCTGGATTCGCAAGGGGCGGCGTGCGCCCTCCGGCATCCAGCGCGTGCAGCTCGAGATCGCCTCCGCCGCCCTGGCGCGGCCAGAGCCACCGGTGCTCTGCGCCATGCCGGCGGCGGGCGGCGGCTGGCGGCGCTGGCCCGCCGCGCTGTTCCACCGCATCGACCACCTGATGCGCGCGGATGCCGACCCGGTCGACCCCTCCTGGCGCGACGCCACCGCCCTGCTGGCGGATGCGCTGGAGGAGAAGCCGCTGGATTTCGCCCAGGGCGCCGTGCTGGTCCCGCTGGGCGGCAGCTGGGAGCCGGCCGATCACCTCGCCTGCCTGCGGCAGGCACGGGCCAGGTGGGGGTTGCGCCAGGTGCCGCTGCTGCATGACTGCGCGCCGCTGGTGGTGCCGGAGCATTGCACCGCCGCCACCGCGCGGGGCTATGCCCGCTGGTTCTCCAGCCTCGCCCTGCATGCCGATGGGCTGCTGACCGTCTCCCGCGCCACGCGGGAGGAGTTCCGCCGCTGGCATGCCGCCCTGCTGCCCGAACTGCCCATACCGGCCCAGGCGGTCGTACGGCTGGATGCCACGCCGCGCCCGCCGCCCGCCGGCGCGGCAGTCTCCGGCCTGCCGCGCGCACTGCGCCATGGCCGTCCCTATGTGCTCTTCGTCGCCACGCTGGAGGGGCGGAAGAACCACCTGATGGTCTTCCAGGCCTGGCTGACCCTGCTGCGGAAGCTGGGCCCGGCGGCGGTGCCGGACCTCGTCTGCGTCGGCCGTCCGGGCTGGCGGGCGGAGGCGGCGCTGGAACTGCTGGAGAATGCGGCGGAACTGCGGGGGCGGGTGCATCTGCTGCGGAACATCGGCGATCCGCTGCTGGCGGCGCTGTACCGGGGCTGCCTCTTCACCCTCTATAACAGCCATCATGAAGGCTGGGGCCTGCCGGTGACGGAAAGCCTGGCCGCCGGCCGGCCGGTGCTGGCCCCCGCCCATTCCGCGCTGCTGGAAGCCGGCCGGGATGGCGCCATCTTCTTCGAAAGCGGCTCGGAGCCCGACCTGGTGGCGAAGCTGGAGGCGCTGATCACCGATCCCGCCGCCCGCGCCGCCGCCGAGGCCGCCATCGCCGCCGCCCCGCCCCGCCCGGGCTGGGACGCCGTGGCCGGCGAGGTGCTGGGCGAGGCGGCGCGGCTGGCCCGGGAGGCCGCCCCCCTGCCCCCGCTGCCGATCCGCGCCGGAGAGAGGCTGCCGGTCCGCCTGCTGGAGACCGGCCGCCCCGAAGCCGCCATGGCGGTGGCCGAGGCGGCCCGCGCCGGCCAGGCCTGGCACCCGCTGGAGGAATGGGGCGTCTGGACCCGCCCCGGCTCCGCCCTGCTGCGGCTGCCGCTGCCCCCTGCGCTGCACGGCCCGCTGCGGCTGGAGCTGGAGCTGCGCGCCCCCGCCCGGGACCAGGTGGTGGCGCTGCGCTGCCGCCGTGGGGAAGCCGCCTTCGGTGCCGTGACCGAGATGGTGCTGCCCGCGGGCGGCCAGCAAGCCGCCGCCCTGGAGGTGCCGGCCGGGGAAGGCGCGGTGGAGGTCGTCCTGGAATCCGCCAGCACCGCCACCCTGCCGGACGGCCGCCGTATCGGCGTCGGGCTGCTCGCCCTCTCCGTCGCGCGGGCTGATTCGGTAGCGGACCGGCTGGCGGTGCTGGAAGCCCGCCACTTCCGCATCCCGCGTCCGGTGAGGGCCTGA
- a CDS encoding glycosyltransferase family 4 protein — MRPRIYIDGHNLALDQGTGVATYARNLSFRLGSLGAEVGVLYGTRASPSRNELIREIAFFDNRVGEASSLLRWMRSARRTLLSPFGEYATGVPITGKVVANTFENRMPHFDHLWNVENGFTVAHNHFRHYRTRLTVRMPRPPQVMHWTYPLAMRVPGAKNIYTLHDLVPLRLPYTTLDNKRRYFRLNKLIAQKADHIITVSEASRRDIINLLGADPEKVTNTYQSVEIPKKFAEKPINEAFDEIKGSFGLDWKGYFMFFGAIEPKKNVGRMIEAFLSSGSDLPLVIVGKQAWKSAEELKLLFDDHIRYQVQEGSILRVKRKIILLDYAPFRLLVSLIRGAKACLFPSLYEGFGLPALEAMKLGTPVMTSNTSSLPEVVGDAAITVDPYDVRAMVEAIRALDQDPELRAWLEHAGPRRAALFSAEQYERRLSDVYRRMGVSLEPEASTAAAPLRQAAE, encoded by the coding sequence ATGCGCCCCCGCATCTATATCGATGGCCACAATCTCGCGCTCGACCAGGGTACCGGCGTCGCCACCTATGCCCGCAACCTCAGCTTCCGGCTCGGCTCGCTGGGTGCGGAGGTGGGCGTGCTCTACGGCACCCGCGCCAGCCCCAGCCGCAACGAGCTGATCCGCGAGATCGCCTTCTTCGACAACCGGGTGGGCGAGGCTTCCTCGCTGCTGCGCTGGATGCGCTCGGCACGGCGCACCCTGCTCTCGCCCTTCGGCGAATACGCGACGGGCGTGCCCATCACCGGCAAGGTGGTGGCAAATACCTTCGAGAACCGGATGCCGCATTTCGATCACCTCTGGAATGTCGAGAACGGCTTCACCGTCGCCCATAACCATTTCCGCCATTACCGCACGCGGCTGACGGTACGCATGCCCCGCCCGCCGCAGGTGATGCACTGGACCTATCCGCTGGCGATGCGGGTGCCGGGCGCGAAGAACATCTACACGCTGCATGACCTCGTGCCGCTGCGGCTGCCCTATACGACGCTGGACAACAAGCGCCGCTATTTCCGCCTCAACAAGCTGATCGCCCAGAAGGCCGACCACATCATCACGGTCAGCGAGGCCTCACGGCGCGACATCATCAACCTGCTGGGCGCGGACCCGGAGAAGGTGACGAATACCTACCAGTCCGTCGAAATCCCGAAGAAATTCGCCGAGAAGCCCATCAACGAGGCATTCGACGAGATCAAGGGCAGCTTCGGCCTGGATTGGAAGGGCTACTTCATGTTCTTCGGCGCCATCGAGCCGAAGAAGAATGTGGGCCGGATGATCGAGGCCTTCCTCTCCTCCGGCTCCGACCTGCCGCTGGTGATCGTCGGCAAGCAGGCCTGGAAGAGCGCGGAGGAGCTGAAGCTGCTCTTCGACGACCATATCCGCTACCAGGTGCAGGAGGGGTCGATCCTGCGCGTGAAGCGCAAGATCATCCTGCTGGACTATGCGCCCTTCCGCCTGCTGGTCTCGCTGATCCGCGGCGCCAAGGCCTGTCTCTTCCCCTCGCTCTATGAAGGCTTCGGCCTGCCGGCTCTGGAGGCGATGAAGCTCGGCACGCCGGTGATGACCTCGAATACCTCGTCCCTGCCCGAGGTGGTGGGGGATGCCGCCATCACCGTCGACCCCTACGACGTCCGGGCGATGGTGGAGGCGATTCGCGCCCTGGACCAGGACCCGGAGCTGCGGGCCTGGCTGGAGCATGCCGGCCCGCGCCGCGCGGCGCTGTTCAGCGCCGAGCAGTATGAGCGCCGCCTGTCCGATGTCTATCGCCGCATGGGAGTGTCGCTGGAGCCGGAGGCAAGCACCGCCGCCGCGCCGCTGCGGCAAGCGGCTGAATAG
- a CDS encoding RNA-binding protein, which yields MPKADGADSEKGPLRRCIVTRETGPKEAMIRFVLSPGRELVPDLAGKLPGRGMWLSARADVLERAQTRGAFSRAAKGLVIPPPDLRARIEHGLRARLRDHVGLARRAGQAVCGFQQVREWLQNGRAGLLVEAADGSEAERRRLQGRHDLPVVAVLYAEELGAIFGRDHAVHVGVASGRIAEMIMQEAGRLAGFTVNANGAGS from the coding sequence ATGCCCAAGGCGGATGGAGCGGACTCTGAGAAGGGTCCGCTGCGCCGTTGCATCGTGACGCGGGAAACCGGGCCCAAGGAAGCGATGATCCGCTTCGTGCTGAGCCCGGGGCGGGAACTGGTGCCGGACCTGGCCGGTAAGCTGCCGGGACGGGGAATGTGGTTGAGCGCGCGTGCCGATGTGCTAGAACGCGCGCAGACTCGCGGCGCCTTTTCCAGGGCGGCCAAGGGTCTGGTGATACCGCCCCCTGATCTTCGCGCCCGAATCGAACATGGCCTTCGCGCTCGCTTGCGCGACCATGTGGGTCTGGCACGCAGGGCGGGGCAGGCCGTCTGTGGCTTCCAGCAGGTGCGGGAATGGCTGCAGAACGGCCGCGCCGGCCTTCTGGTGGAAGCGGCGGACGGCAGCGAGGCGGAGCGGCGGCGGTTGCAGGGCAGGCATGACCTCCCCGTGGTGGCCGTTCTCTACGCCGAGGAACTCGGGGCGATCTTCGGACGCGATCATGCGGTGCATGTGGGCGTGGCGTCCGGGCGGATTGCCGAGATGATTATGCAGGAGGCTGGTCGATTGGCCGGATTTACTGTCAACGCGAACGGAGCGGGGTCGTGA